A section of the Bacteroidota bacterium genome encodes:
- a CDS encoding rhomboid family intramembrane serine protease, translated as MGFHPNTRQFFRIVSFPLLFIVMLWAVRFADEAFDLNLVRYGIYPRRFSGLVGIILSPFIHASYSHLISNSVPLLFLGLIIFYFYYEVAFSAFFWVYISTGVWVWIAGRDAYHVGASGLIYSFVCFLFYSGLFRRKQSLMALSLLMIFLYGSLIWGVLPLQPKISWESHLLGAVAGFIIAFFLRKEGPQREKFDWENEADDDEDDDSGMSVVDDTPVEPRQPTIRYLYKPNDPSSDSEVKVS; from the coding sequence ATGGGCTTTCACCCGAATACGCGCCAGTTCTTCAGGATAGTATCCTTTCCGCTGCTGTTCATTGTTATGCTGTGGGCTGTACGTTTTGCCGATGAAGCGTTCGATCTTAACCTTGTGCGTTATGGAATTTATCCGCGCAGGTTTTCGGGTTTGGTAGGTATTATTTTAAGTCCGTTCATTCATGCTAGTTATTCACATCTAATCTCTAATTCAGTTCCCTTATTGTTTCTTGGTTTGATCATATTTTACTTTTACTATGAGGTCGCGTTTTCTGCTTTCTTCTGGGTGTATATTTCAACCGGGGTGTGGGTATGGATCGCAGGCCGTGATGCCTACCATGTAGGTGCCAGCGGTTTGATCTACAGCTTTGTCTGTTTTCTGTTTTACAGCGGCTTATTCAGGCGTAAGCAAAGCCTGATGGCACTTTCCCTGCTTATGATATTTTTATACGGCAGTTTGATATGGGGAGTTTTACCTTTGCAGCCAAAAATATCCTGGGAATCCCATTTACTGGGCGCTGTGGCCGGTTTCATTATCGCCTTCTTCCTTCGTAAAGAAGGCCCACAGCGCGAAAAGTTCGACTGGGAAAATGAAGCTGATGATGACGAAGATGATGATAGTGGAATGTCGGTAGTTGATGACACCCCTGTTGAACCGCGTCAACCGACCATCCGTTACCTGTATAAGCCCAATGATCCATCTTCTGATTCCGAAGTAAAGGTATCGTAG
- a CDS encoding methylmalonyl-CoA mutase family protein: MKEEERKDKFLTDSGIEIKRTYPKQDIPEEQPGKFPFTRGVQETMYRSKLWTMRQYAGFSTAEESNKRYHYLLKNGTTGLSVAFDLPTQIGYDSDHAMSDGEVGKAGVAIDSLKDIEILFEGINLESITTSMTINSTASILLAMYIALAKKQGADLKKISGTIQNDLLKEYAARGTYIYPPKASMRIITDIFEYCSKEVPKWNTISISGYHIREAGSTAVQELAFTLANGKAYLKATIEKGLDINMFAKRLSFFFNAHNNLFEEVAKFRAARRMWAKITKELGATDPRAQMLRFHTQTGGSTLTAQQPHNNITRVTIQALSAVLGGTQSLHTNGFDEAIALPTEEAARIALRTQQIIAYESGAADTVDPLAGSYFVEALTNEVEEQAWEYIRKIDAMGGSVSAIEQGYIQQEIAASSYKYQSEIQKNEKIIVGQNKFETEEKPLQNVFTIDDSVRLQQIEKIKKVKGERDNEKVAALLNKLGADARGTTNLMPTILSACESYATLGEIADVMRKVFGEYKS; encoded by the coding sequence AAATTTCCTTTTACACGCGGCGTGCAGGAAACCATGTACCGCAGTAAGCTATGGACAATGCGCCAGTACGCGGGATTTTCTACAGCGGAAGAATCAAACAAGCGTTACCATTACCTGTTAAAGAATGGCACAACAGGATTGTCGGTGGCTTTTGACCTGCCAACGCAGATTGGTTACGATTCTGATCATGCCATGTCGGATGGTGAAGTGGGGAAGGCGGGAGTGGCCATTGATTCGTTGAAGGATATTGAAATACTGTTTGAAGGGATAAATCTCGAAAGTATCACCACTTCCATGACCATCAACTCAACAGCTTCCATTTTGCTGGCCATGTATATCGCGCTGGCCAAAAAGCAGGGAGCCGATCTGAAAAAAATATCGGGGACTATTCAAAACGACCTGCTGAAGGAATACGCCGCGCGTGGTACATATATTTATCCGCCCAAAGCATCCATGCGGATCATAACTGACATCTTTGAATATTGCAGTAAAGAAGTGCCGAAGTGGAACACAATTTCCATCTCCGGTTACCACATTCGCGAAGCCGGTTCAACGGCCGTTCAGGAGCTTGCTTTCACACTTGCAAATGGAAAGGCATATCTTAAAGCAACAATTGAGAAAGGGCTTGATATCAACATGTTTGCCAAGCGGTTATCATTTTTCTTTAATGCACATAATAACCTTTTTGAAGAAGTGGCAAAGTTCAGGGCGGCACGCCGGATGTGGGCTAAAATAACTAAAGAATTAGGCGCGACGGATCCGCGTGCGCAGATGCTGCGTTTTCATACACAAACAGGTGGTTCAACTCTTACCGCGCAGCAGCCGCACAATAATATTACCAGGGTAACCATACAGGCACTTTCCGCGGTTTTGGGTGGAACACAATCATTGCACACCAATGGTTTTGACGAGGCCATTGCCCTGCCTACGGAAGAGGCGGCGCGCATAGCTTTACGCACACAGCAGATTATCGCTTACGAAAGCGGAGCAGCGGATACTGTAGATCCATTGGCGGGCTCTTATTTTGTGGAGGCATTGACCAACGAGGTGGAAGAGCAGGCATGGGAGTACATTCGTAAAATTGATGCTATGGGAGGTTCGGTAAGCGCTATTGAACAGGGCTATATACAGCAGGAAATAGCCGCCTCGTCCTATAAGTACCAGAGCGAAATTCAGAAGAATGAAAAAATAATTGTTGGTCAGAATAAATTTGAAACGGAGGAAAAGCCATTGCAAAATGTGTTTACCATAGATGATTCTGTTCGTTTGCAGCAAATAGAAAAAATTAAAAAAGTAAAAGGGGAGCGTGATAATGAGAAAGTCGCGGCCTTGTTAAACAAGCTCGGGGCTGATGCCCGGGGGACTACTAACCTGATGCCGACCATTCTATCGGCATGTGAAAGTTACGCGACGCTTGGTGAAATTGCCGATGTGATGCGGAAAGTTTTTGGTGAATACAAAAGTTGA